In bacterium, the following are encoded in one genomic region:
- a CDS encoding class I SAM-dependent methyltransferase produces MEIDLLANYPKTKRNLDERAQEKTEADRKIGRRFDKEYFDGERRFGYGGFSYQSRFWQPVVPDFQKKYQLTGQSSLLDVGCAKGFMLHDFRELIPGITVAGIDISEYAIENALPDIKPFIKVADAKKLPYADKSFDLVISVNTIHNLPLDECKQALREIQRVSKKNAFITVDAYRTEEEKKRMDMWNLTALTYMSVPEWQKLFAEVGYTGDYYWFIP; encoded by the coding sequence ATGGAAATAGATCTACTAGCAAACTACCCAAAAACCAAAAGAAACCTCGACGAACGTGCCCAGGAAAAAACCGAGGCAGATCGAAAAATTGGCCGTCGCTTCGATAAAGAATATTTTGATGGCGAAAGACGATTTGGCTACGGAGGGTTTTCCTACCAGTCACGCTTCTGGCAACCGGTGGTTCCTGATTTCCAAAAAAAATACCAATTAACAGGACAAAGCAGTCTTCTTGATGTCGGTTGCGCGAAGGGTTTTATGCTACACGACTTTCGTGAATTAATCCCGGGAATCACTGTTGCCGGCATAGATATTTCTGAGTATGCGATCGAAAACGCTTTACCAGACATCAAACCATTTATTAAGGTTGCGGACGCAAAAAAGCTACCATACGCGGATAAAAGCTTTGATCTCGTAATTTCGGTTAACACTATCCACAACTTGCCCCTCGACGAATGCAAACAAGCATTGCGAGAAATACAGCGAGTGAGCAAAAAAAACGCGTTTATTACGGTTGACGCTTATAGAACCGAGGAAGAAAAAAAACGCATGGATATGTGGAACCTAACTGCTCTCACTTACATGAGCGTTCCCGAATGGCAAAAATTATTCGCGGAAGTGGGCTATACCGGCGACTACTACTGGTTTATTCCATGA
- a CDS encoding sugar nucleotide-binding protein gives MVQNTDKKNIVIIGADGFIGTNLYHYLTLRGYNTAGSYYNNREIKTPGTFFMDLANPNTYAPAFSSKGAYYVFCNNFGSIDFCRSHPTETRAINVDAVKLFLKSVKESGGIPFYLSSNMVFSGAKPDYVETDTVCPITEYGRQKATMEEMIQKTFNEFFIIRMTKVYGTDPTDKSLFSSWYQSWKNDQKISAICDSFIAPIYIKDVIKIIELLIVNKQFGIFHLSGPEIKNYFEFATEFATFLNKPSKLIERVSASSLDLLEKRPLYNSLSTQKIETALPGISFTKASDVFCNYSN, from the coding sequence TTGGTCCAAAACACTGACAAGAAAAATATTGTAATCATCGGTGCCGATGGGTTCATCGGCACGAATTTGTATCATTACCTAACCCTGCGAGGATATAACACCGCGGGCAGTTATTATAATAACCGTGAAATAAAAACACCGGGGACTTTTTTTATGGATCTAGCAAACCCCAACACATATGCTCCGGCATTTTCCTCTAAAGGTGCTTACTATGTTTTTTGTAATAATTTTGGCTCCATCGACTTTTGCAGATCACATCCAACTGAAACACGGGCAATAAACGTGGACGCGGTAAAGCTATTCTTGAAAAGCGTCAAAGAAAGTGGTGGCATACCATTCTATCTTTCATCCAATATGGTCTTTTCCGGTGCTAAACCAGATTACGTCGAAACCGACACGGTTTGCCCCATAACGGAATACGGGCGTCAAAAAGCAACAATGGAGGAGATGATTCAAAAAACATTTAATGAATTTTTTATTATTAGAATGACAAAAGTTTATGGAACCGACCCAACCGATAAATCTCTTTTTTCATCATGGTACCAGTCTTGGAAAAATGATCAAAAAATATCAGCTATCTGTGATTCTTTTATTGCACCGATATATATAAAAGACGTGATAAAAATAATCGAACTACTAATCGTAAATAAGCAGTTTGGAATATTCCATTTGTCAGGACCAGAAATCAAAAACTACTTTGAATTTGCGACGGAATTCGCGACTTTTTTAAACAAACCCTCAAAATTAATTGAGCGCGTCTCTGCCTCAAGTTTGGACTTATTGGAAAAGAGACCATTATATAATTCCCTCTCAACACAAAAAATTGAAACTGCCCTCCCGGGCATTAGTTTCACTAAAGCCTCGGACGTATTCTGCAATTATTCGAATTAG
- a CDS encoding class I SAM-dependent methyltransferase produces the protein MKTTKEPQYNGQLEHQNQFGPGLMGLTSSYLWLNDPKHILFTLSRYKFVSKILNNKKSVADIGCGDGFGSRLISTCVGNLDGYDFDPLFIENAKKVNNNISNAKFIIHDILKNPLNKKYDGAYTLDVLEHIKPSKEKIFLTNICKSLTRHGILVLGTPSKESQIYASKPSKEGHINCKREVELKNLMQQFFNNVLTFSMNDEVVHTGFSGMAHYLFAIGIGPKH, from the coding sequence ATGAAAACAACCAAAGAACCTCAATATAATGGCCAGTTAGAACACCAGAATCAATTTGGCCCCGGCCTGATGGGTTTGACCTCTTCGTACCTTTGGCTCAACGACCCGAAACATATTTTATTTACACTGTCGCGATATAAATTTGTATCCAAAATACTTAATAATAAAAAAAGTGTCGCCGATATCGGTTGTGGCGATGGATTTGGTTCACGACTAATCAGTACTTGCGTCGGCAATTTGGACGGGTATGACTTTGATCCCCTTTTTATAGAGAACGCAAAAAAAGTAAATAATAATATTTCCAATGCTAAATTTATTATTCACGACATCCTAAAAAATCCTTTAAATAAAAAATATGATGGAGCATACACACTGGATGTTTTAGAGCACATAAAACCATCGAAGGAAAAAATATTTCTGACAAATATTTGCAAAAGTTTAACCAGGCATGGCATCTTGGTTTTAGGCACCCCCAGCAAAGAATCGCAAATCTATGCTTCAAAGCCAAGCAAGGAGGGTCACATCAATTGCAAACGAGAAGTAGAATTAAAAAATCTAATGCAACAATTTTTTAATAACGTATTAACTTTTTCCATGAACGATGAAGTTGTACATACGGGTTTTTCGGGTATGGCGCATTATCTATTTGCGATAGGCATTGGTCCAAAACACTGA
- a CDS encoding GDP-mannose 4,6-dehydratase, which translates to MSKIAIIGCNSFSGGFVVDKLLENSENEIIGISREMKGPLFLPYLQKDTSRLRFFSMDLNKDMQILCDLLQTEKPEYIINLAALSEVAPSWQHPEQWFETNVVALTKLVNFLKDLKSLKKYAHISSPEVYGTCEGSVKENACMNPTTPYAASKAAADFSIMTFYKNFQFPAVLMRATNVYGAHQQLFKIIPRSVIYLKTGKKIQLHGGGSAVKSYIHIHDVAQGYIDGMFKGRPGEIYHLSPDAGTAVKDVVRTICEIMGKNFEESTEMVAERLGQDKAYVIDSQKAHTEFGWYPTVPLREGLEETITWVEKYWAEIQKQPLEYIHRP; encoded by the coding sequence ATGAGCAAAATTGCGATTATTGGTTGTAACTCATTTTCCGGCGGTTTCGTCGTAGACAAGCTTTTGGAGAATTCAGAAAACGAAATTATCGGCATCAGCCGTGAAATGAAAGGCCCACTTTTCTTGCCTTATCTGCAAAAAGATACTTCAAGACTCCGTTTTTTTAGTATGGATCTTAACAAAGATATGCAAATACTTTGCGATCTTTTACAAACAGAGAAGCCTGAATATATTATAAATCTTGCGGCACTTAGCGAGGTCGCGCCCAGCTGGCAACATCCGGAACAATGGTTTGAGACCAATGTCGTTGCGCTCACCAAATTAGTAAATTTTCTGAAAGATCTAAAATCGCTCAAAAAATATGCCCACATTTCTTCACCCGAGGTTTACGGCACATGCGAAGGATCGGTAAAAGAAAATGCCTGTATGAATCCCACCACACCCTACGCCGCCTCCAAAGCCGCGGCGGATTTTTCCATCATGACTTTTTATAAGAATTTTCAATTTCCAGCCGTGTTAATGCGCGCCACCAATGTTTATGGCGCTCACCAACAACTTTTTAAAATCATCCCGCGTTCCGTAATTTATCTAAAAACCGGCAAGAAAATACAACTTCACGGCGGTGGAAGTGCCGTTAAATCATATATTCACATCCATGACGTGGCACAAGGTTATATTGACGGCATGTTCAAGGGTCGACCTGGAGAGATTTACCACCTGTCTCCCGATGCCGGTACGGCAGTCAAAGATGTTGTGCGCACAATTTGCGAAATAATGGGAAAGAATTTTGAAGAATCGACAGAAATGGTTGCCGAACGACTTGGACAAGACAAAGCTTATGTTATTGATTCACAAAAAGCACACACAGAATTTGGCTGGTATCCCACCGTGCCGTTACGCGAAGGATTGGAAGAAACGATCACCTGGGTGGAAAAATATTGGGCAGAAATTCAAAAACAACCATTGGAATATATTCATCGACCATGA
- a CDS encoding transketolase C-terminal domain-containing protein, producing the protein MAEQTTNPRATIKVSEAIREATLQTMATDRRVIIIGEGVPDPKGIFGTTLGLREKFGKDRVFDMPVSENALTGICIGAALNGLRPILTHQRADFSLLSLDQIINNAAKWHFMFGGKKTVPIVIRMMIGMGWGQGPQHSQSLQALFAQVPGLKVVMPTTPYDAKGLLLASIQDNNPVIFLEHRWIHNITGFVPEEMYQVPLGKAKIAREGTDVTLVAHSYPTIETLRAADVLAKHGISAEVVDLRTIRPLDKETIFSSIKKTGRVVVIDNAPQTGSIAENIVAEITTNIFGQLLAAPVIVACPNYPAPTSFALSKNYYPTYKEISESVFRLLKKDPTPLTKEFHEETTESPLPHDIPDPTFSGPF; encoded by the coding sequence ATGGCTGAACAAACAACCAACCCGCGCGCCACTATTAAAGTCAGTGAGGCCATCCGCGAGGCCACCCTCCAAACAATGGCCACTGATCGTCGTGTGATTATTATCGGGGAAGGCGTACCCGATCCAAAAGGTATTTTTGGAACGACACTTGGTTTGCGCGAAAAATTCGGCAAAGACCGTGTATTCGATATGCCTGTTTCCGAAAACGCTCTTACCGGTATTTGTATTGGTGCGGCATTGAATGGACTACGCCCCATTTTAACGCACCAACGCGCCGATTTTTCCCTGCTTTCTCTTGATCAGATTATCAACAATGCCGCCAAATGGCATTTTATGTTCGGCGGCAAAAAAACCGTTCCGATTGTTATCCGAATGATGATCGGAATGGGTTGGGGACAAGGCCCGCAACACTCCCAAAGCCTACAAGCACTTTTTGCCCAAGTGCCGGGATTAAAAGTTGTTATGCCGACTACCCCATATGACGCAAAAGGACTCCTCTTGGCCAGCATCCAAGACAACAATCCGGTCATTTTTCTAGAACACCGCTGGATTCACAATATCACAGGTTTTGTGCCGGAAGAGATGTATCAAGTACCACTCGGAAAGGCAAAAATCGCACGAGAAGGCACCGATGTTACACTGGTCGCTCATTCTTATCCGACAATTGAAACATTGCGCGCAGCGGATGTTCTGGCCAAACACGGCATTAGTGCTGAAGTTGTTGACTTGCGAACAATTCGACCACTAGACAAAGAAACAATCTTTTCTTCGATCAAGAAAACCGGCCGTGTCGTTGTCATTGATAACGCCCCCCAAACGGGAAGCATCGCCGAAAATATTGTCGCGGAAATTACCACAAACATTTTCGGGCAACTTCTTGCGGCACCGGTAATTGTCGCCTGTCCCAACTATCCGGCACCCACCAGTTTTGCATTAAGTAAAAATTATTACCCGACATACAAGGAAATATCAGAGAGTGTTTTTCGATTACTCAAAAAAGATCCCACACCGCTGACAAAAGAATTTCATGAAGAAACAACAGAATCCCCTCTTCCCCACGACATCCCCGATCCGACTTTTTCCGGCCCGTTTTAA
- a CDS encoding thiamine pyrophosphate-dependent dehydrogenase E1 component subunit alpha: protein MSSFVPTIKDIEIIRRLFYHTARIRMAEEKMAAIYSEKEIRCPMHLCTGQEAVPAGACMALNTFDNVMGTHRAHGHYLAKGGDLKKMFAEIYGKETGCCAGIGGSQHLIDLSINFIGSTPIVGGTIPIATGLAWAAKLRGEPSVTAVFFGDGATEEGVLHESMNFAVLHQLPIIYICENNLYSVYTPLNERQSKRKIVDIASAHGLQTLEGNGNDAYEVYSKTTTAVTQIRSGKGPHFLEFSTYRWREHCGPNFDNNIGYRSEEEFKNWKKNDPLEKIEQYALNNCFINDSELKNTKTAIAQEIEAALIYAKQSAFPNKPLTPENCYG from the coding sequence ATGTCTTCGTTTGTACCGACAATAAAAGACATTGAGATTATTCGTCGACTTTTTTATCATACGGCACGAATTAGAATGGCAGAGGAAAAAATGGCTGCGATTTACTCTGAAAAAGAAATTCGCTGCCCCATGCATCTCTGCACCGGTCAAGAAGCGGTGCCGGCAGGAGCCTGCATGGCGTTAAACACATTCGACAACGTCATGGGCACCCACCGCGCCCACGGTCATTATTTGGCCAAAGGCGGAGATCTGAAAAAAATGTTTGCCGAAATATATGGAAAAGAAACCGGTTGCTGTGCGGGGATCGGCGGGTCACAACACCTCATCGATTTATCAATCAATTTTATCGGCTCTACACCGATCGTTGGCGGTACTATTCCGATTGCCACAGGGCTTGCTTGGGCGGCAAAATTACGCGGCGAACCAAGCGTAACGGCGGTTTTTTTTGGCGATGGCGCAACAGAGGAAGGAGTGCTACACGAGAGTATGAATTTCGCCGTCCTGCATCAATTACCAATTATCTATATTTGTGAAAATAATTTGTACTCGGTTTACACTCCTCTCAACGAGAGACAATCAAAAAGAAAAATCGTCGATATTGCCAGTGCCCATGGCCTACAAACACTTGAGGGAAATGGCAACGACGCTTACGAGGTCTATTCAAAAACAACAACCGCCGTAACACAAATTAGATCCGGAAAAGGTCCCCATTTTTTGGAATTTTCAACATACCGCTGGCGCGAACATTGTGGACCCAATTTTGACAATAATATCGGCTACCGTTCGGAAGAGGAATTTAAAAATTGGAAGAAAAATGATCCGTTAGAAAAAATCGAACAATATGCCCTTAATAACTGTTTTATTAATGACAGCGAACTAAAAAACACAAAAACCGCTATCGCGCAGGAAATTGAGGCGGCGCTAATTTATGCAAAACAAAGCGCCTTCCCAAACAAACCCTTAACCCCTGAAAATTGTTATGGCTGA
- a CDS encoding SDR family oxidoreductase, producing the protein MQIKKVLVTGGAGYVGSVLVPKLLKADFEVTVLDLYLYGDTLAAVKNDPKLHEIKGDLRDKKVVHDALQNIDAVIHLACISNDPSFELNPNLGKSINYDASIQLFDLAKQIGVKRFIYASSSSVYGVKEEEKVTENLSLEPLTDYSRYKALCERYLLPLNSDDFTVLVLRPATVCGYSPRLRLDLTVNILTCHAIEKGVITVFGGEQARPNIHIEDMTDLYVQTLSFPKEQIAGKVYNAGYENYPLNEIAAMTKKIVGEHVTITKQDTADKRSYRVDSSKIKQELNFSAKRTVEDAIEDLVNAFKGNLIPEALSNPRYYNIKTMQKYILKNENR; encoded by the coding sequence ATGCAAATAAAGAAGGTGCTCGTTACTGGTGGTGCCGGATACGTCGGATCGGTTTTAGTCCCCAAACTACTAAAGGCGGATTTTGAGGTTACAGTTCTAGATTTATACCTTTATGGCGACACGCTTGCCGCAGTAAAAAATGATCCTAAACTGCACGAAATTAAAGGCGATTTGCGCGACAAAAAAGTTGTTCACGACGCGCTTCAAAACATTGACGCCGTTATTCACCTCGCATGTATTAGCAATGATCCCAGTTTCGAACTGAATCCTAATTTGGGAAAATCTATCAACTACGACGCCAGTATCCAGCTTTTTGATTTAGCTAAGCAAATAGGCGTCAAGCGTTTTATCTATGCAAGTAGTTCCAGCGTATATGGCGTAAAAGAGGAAGAAAAAGTCACCGAAAATCTTTCACTAGAACCACTTACCGATTATTCGCGCTACAAAGCACTTTGCGAGCGTTATCTCTTGCCCTTAAATAGCGATGATTTTACGGTGCTCGTTTTACGCCCCGCCACAGTTTGTGGTTATTCACCGCGATTACGTCTTGATCTTACTGTAAATATTTTAACGTGCCACGCAATAGAAAAAGGTGTGATCACTGTTTTTGGCGGAGAGCAAGCGCGCCCCAATATCCACATCGAAGACATGACTGACCTATATGTGCAAACACTATCATTCCCGAAAGAACAAATTGCGGGAAAAGTTTATAATGCCGGTTACGAAAATTACCCGCTTAATGAAATTGCCGCTATGACCAAGAAAATTGTTGGCGAACACGTTACGATAACAAAACAAGATACTGCCGATAAACGATCTTATCGCGTCGATTCCTCAAAAATCAAACAGGAACTGAATTTTTCCGCAAAAAGGACAGTGGAAGACGCAATTGAAGATTTAGTTAACGCTTTTAAAGGCAATTTGATTCCTGAAGCACTTTCCAATCCTCGTTATTACAACATAAAAACAATGCAAAAGTATATATTAAAAAACGAGAATCGATAA
- a CDS encoding nucleotide sugar dehydrogenase — protein sequence MKTPSPKTTVAVVGLGYVGLPLALAFGRTNIKTIGFDVKQQRIDELKKGIDSTDELTRKEVKNSKLVYSSDNNTLKEANFFIVAVPTPVDDKNNPDMSLVIKASETVAKNLKKGDIVVYESTVYPGATEEDCVPVLERISGLKWKKDFNVGYSPERINPGDKEHTLEKVVKIVSGDTPESTKIIATTYKKVCKAGVHIAPNIKTAEAAKVIENTQRDINIALMNELSLIFHKMDINTSDVLEAAGTKWNFLKFTPGLVGGHCISIDPYYLVFKAKQLGHQPQIITAGRKINDYMPEYVAQLTVDGLKKAGKEIKGAKILVMGLTFKENVKDYRNSKIGVTIKVLKKLGAEVIGFEPLLDSETIKRNFEIPSIDKLSNHFDAIIVATPHKKFSEMEKQIKNCSGKQGVIIDIKSLYPKLLSNKQLIYKNL from the coding sequence ATGAAAACACCCTCCCCAAAGACAACAGTCGCCGTCGTCGGTTTAGGTTATGTCGGTCTTCCGCTCGCCTTGGCTTTCGGCAGAACAAACATTAAAACCATCGGTTTTGACGTAAAACAACAAAGAATCGACGAACTCAAGAAAGGGATCGACTCAACGGACGAACTAACACGCAAGGAAGTTAAAAATAGCAAGCTCGTCTATTCTTCCGACAACAACACCTTAAAAGAAGCAAACTTTTTCATTGTTGCCGTACCAACTCCAGTAGACGACAAAAATAATCCGGATATGTCATTAGTGATCAAAGCCAGCGAGACAGTGGCAAAAAACCTGAAAAAAGGCGACATTGTCGTTTATGAATCAACAGTTTATCCGGGTGCGACAGAAGAAGACTGCGTCCCGGTTCTGGAAAGAATATCCGGGCTGAAGTGGAAAAAGGATTTCAATGTCGGCTACTCACCGGAAAGAATTAACCCGGGAGACAAAGAACATACGCTGGAAAAGGTAGTCAAAATCGTTTCGGGTGATACACCGGAATCGACAAAAATTATTGCTACTACATATAAAAAAGTTTGCAAGGCCGGCGTACATATTGCCCCCAACATTAAAACCGCCGAAGCCGCAAAAGTTATCGAGAACACTCAACGCGACATCAATATCGCCTTAATGAACGAACTGTCATTGATTTTTCATAAGATGGATATCAACACCAGCGACGTACTAGAAGCAGCAGGAACCAAGTGGAATTTTCTAAAATTCACCCCGGGTCTGGTTGGCGGACATTGTATTTCCATTGATCCTTACTATTTAGTTTTCAAAGCAAAACAACTTGGCCATCAGCCCCAAATAATCACCGCGGGGCGTAAAATAAATGATTATATGCCCGAATATGTCGCCCAATTAACAGTAGATGGCCTCAAAAAAGCTGGAAAAGAAATCAAAGGCGCCAAAATTTTAGTGATGGGCCTAACCTTCAAAGAAAACGTAAAAGATTATCGAAATTCAAAAATCGGAGTCACAATAAAAGTTTTAAAGAAATTAGGAGCAGAAGTAATTGGATTTGAGCCACTTTTGGATTCAGAAACAATCAAACGCAATTTTGAAATCCCCTCTATCGATAAACTTTCAAATCACTTCGACGCAATCATCGTCGCAACACCGCACAAGAAATTTTCAGAGATGGAAAAACAAATCAAAAATTGCTCCGGAAAACAAGGTGTTATTATCGATATTAAATCTCTTTACCCGAAATTATTATCCAACAAACAATTGATTTACAAAAACTTGTAA
- a CDS encoding SDR family oxidoreductase encodes MAKYLITGGAGFIGSNIARELVKKKHKVIILDNLFSGRLSNLEDIKDKVEFINGDIRNFETVKKAVTGVDYVLHQAALRGVYQSVKDPQAVNETNITGTLNLLVASRDAKVKRFVFASSSSVYGLIGNKKNIETLPPKPESPYALTKLTGEEYCRLFYKIFGLKTISLRYFNVFGPYQNPDDSYAAVIPIFVKNALNDRPSEIHGTGKQSRDFTYIANVVQANIKASTSPKAIFGEVYNIAAGQNTSIQQLHNQIQKDLKKNIKPTQKPQRQGDTPRSFADISKANKYLNYAPKINFESGLKKTLLWYKNNI; translated from the coding sequence ATGGCCAAATACCTAATCACCGGTGGTGCCGGCTTTATCGGCAGTAATATCGCTCGCGAACTCGTAAAAAAGAAACACAAAGTAATTATCCTGGATAATCTATTTTCCGGCCGTCTTTCCAACCTCGAGGATATTAAGGATAAGGTCGAATTTATTAATGGTGATATCCGAAATTTTGAGACGGTTAAAAAAGCGGTAACCGGTGTTGATTACGTATTGCACCAAGCGGCACTCCGCGGTGTTTACCAATCAGTCAAAGATCCACAAGCCGTTAACGAAACCAACATCACTGGTACACTTAATCTTTTGGTTGCCTCCCGTGACGCAAAAGTAAAACGTTTTGTATTTGCATCGTCTTCTTCGGTCTACGGCTTAATTGGCAACAAAAAAAATATTGAAACCCTCCCGCCAAAACCGGAATCACCATACGCCCTAACAAAATTAACCGGCGAGGAATACTGCCGTTTGTTCTACAAGATCTTCGGTCTCAAAACAATTTCACTCCGCTATTTCAATGTCTTTGGCCCGTATCAAAACCCAGACGACAGTTACGCGGCCGTGATTCCAATTTTTGTGAAAAACGCATTGAACGACCGTCCATCCGAAATCCATGGCACCGGCAAACAAAGCCGCGACTTCACGTATATTGCAAACGTCGTTCAAGCCAATATCAAAGCCTCCACATCACCCAAAGCAATCTTCGGCGAAGTGTATAACATCGCCGCGGGACAAAATACATCCATCCAACAACTTCACAACCAGATTCAGAAAGATTTGAAAAAGAATATTAAGCCAACCCAAAAACCCCAACGACAAGGAGACACCCCCCGCTCATTTGCCGACATCTCCAAAGCAAATAAATACTTAAACTATGCGCCAAAGATAAATTTTGAGAGTGGTCTCAAGAAAACATTATTATGGTATAAAAACAACATATGA
- a CDS encoding glycosyltransferase family 2 protein, translated as MNENLCNKFKKISIVVPIFNEEKTISEIIRKIETADACGLEKEIILVDDASTDKTVGILNNYVGKHKVILNKINQGKGATLKNGFRNVTGDVIIIQDADLEYSPSEYPILLSPILAGDADVVYGSRLMSGRPHRVLYYWHYVLNKILTRFSNILTNINLTDMETGYKVFSREILNEILPGLESKRFGFEPEFTAKVAKIAKKRKCRIYEVGISYNGRTYEEGKKINWVDGVETIYCIIKYTLFK; from the coding sequence ATGAATGAAAATTTGTGCAATAAATTCAAAAAGATCAGTATTGTGGTGCCAATATTCAATGAAGAAAAAACAATTTCCGAAATTATTAGAAAAATCGAGACAGCGGATGCTTGTGGATTAGAGAAAGAAATTATTCTAGTCGATGATGCTAGCACCGACAAAACTGTGGGAATATTGAATAATTATGTAGGCAAACACAAGGTCATACTTAATAAAATTAATCAAGGCAAAGGTGCCACACTGAAAAACGGTTTTAGGAATGTCACTGGTGACGTGATAATCATTCAAGACGCCGATTTAGAATATTCACCCAGCGAATATCCCATTTTACTTTCGCCGATACTTGCTGGGGACGCTGATGTTGTGTACGGTTCCAGGCTTATGTCCGGGCGTCCCCATCGGGTTTTGTATTATTGGCATTATGTACTCAATAAAATATTAACGAGATTTTCAAATATTTTAACAAATATTAATTTAACGGATATGGAAACGGGTTATAAGGTCTTTTCGAGAGAGATTTTAAATGAAATATTACCGGGACTAGAGTCAAAGCGATTTGGTTTTGAGCCGGAATTTACCGCCAAAGTTGCTAAAATTGCCAAAAAAAGAAAATGTAGAATATATGAGGTTGGTATTTCATATAATGGGCGAACATATGAGGAAGGAAAAAAAATCAATTGGGTGGACGGAGTGGAGACAATTTATTGTATAATCAAATATACATTATTCAAATGA
- a CDS encoding methyltransferase domain-containing protein codes for MRAGSHCQGKEAFLERPLRYCRFNKIKKHINKNSNVLDLGCGYNGDFLKYIETDLGAGTGVDISVNASNSPKIRLVRGNLEDQLCFAENVFDVVVSLANLEHLSNPEKMLKEIKRVLKPGGILLLTTPSKRAKPVLEFLSFGLGIISKQEIADHKHYFDEKSLRKYINDAGFSYCQHKYFQLFMNNFVIAHK; via the coding sequence ATGAGGGCTGGTTCGCATTGTCAGGGAAAAGAGGCCTTCTTGGAGCGACCGCTTCGTTATTGTCGATTTAATAAAATAAAAAAACATATTAATAAAAACTCAAACGTTTTGGATTTGGGTTGCGGATATAATGGTGATTTTCTAAAGTATATTGAAACTGATTTGGGGGCTGGAACAGGGGTTGATATTTCCGTAAATGCGAGTAATTCGCCAAAAATTCGTTTAGTGAGAGGAAACTTAGAAGACCAACTGTGTTTTGCAGAAAATGTTTTTGATGTTGTTGTGTCATTGGCTAATTTAGAGCATTTATCTAACCCAGAAAAAATGTTAAAGGAAATAAAAAGGGTTCTTAAGCCCGGAGGTATTTTGCTTCTTACAACCCCAAGTAAGCGCGCTAAACCCGTTCTTGAGTTTTTATCTTTTGGACTTGGGATAATCAGTAAACAAGAAATTGCTGATCATAAGCACTACTTTGACGAAAAAAGTTTAAGAAAATATATAAATGATGCAGGGTTTTCCTATTGTCAACACAAATATTTTCAACTTTTTATGAACAATTTTGTCATTGCCCATAAATAG